TAGGCCCATCACCGACCGGAATGCTATCAGTTCTACCTTGCTTATTCCTAGCCCTACTAATATTACAAAGGGAAAGGAGTCATTATGAGTTTTGCAAATAGTTTTAAAGCTTTATCTCATCCAGTTAGGAGAGAGATTTTAAATTTACTCAAAGCAGGTAGATTATCTGCAGGAGAAATTGCCAGTCAATTCGAGTTGACAGGTGCAACTATTTCACACCATCTCACGATTTTGAAAGCAGCGGATTTGATTCATGAAATGAAAGAAAAAAACTTTATTTATTATGAGTTAAATACATCGGTTTTAGAGGATATAATGGTTTGGCTAGCAGATCTGAAAGGAGATCATTTTGATGAAGATAAAAATCAATAAGAAATTGGTATTATTTACGAGCATTCTCATCCTACTACCTTCCCTTGTAGGTTGTGTTTTCTGGAATCAATTACCAGAGGAGATACCCACTCATTTTAATCTACTGGGGCAAGCGGATGGCTACAATCATAAAATGTCTGCTATCTTTGGATTACCTACTCTCATGCTTTTGATGCATTGGTTGCTTCTATTTTTAATGATTAAGGATCCTAAATCTAGCAATATCAGTTCAAAAATACAAGTTTTGATTTACTGGATTATTCCCTTTGTATCTTGTCTATTAATGATTTCTATCTTCGGAGAATCTTTGGGTTATTCCATGATGAGTGGGCTACTAGCTCAGATTTTTATGGGAGTCGTGATGATCGTAATTGGAAATTATCTACCAAAAACACACCGAAATTATATAATCGGTATTCGACTACCGTGGACCTTGGAGAATGATGAAAACTGGAGAAAAACGCATCGTCTAGCTGGAAAAATTTGGGTATTAGGAGGATTGTTATTGTTTCTAAATTCCTTTGTTCAACTATATGTTTACTGGGTGTTTTTCTTGACACTTCTACTTGTGGTGTTGATGCCTGGTGTTTATTCATATCAATTATCAAAATCAGAATCTTGAAATAGCTACTGTAGTCATTAGTTAGAGAAGTTGGTCTGATAAGTCTATTTCCCCAACGTATGGCTTGAAAAATCACTCTCTTTCGTTTATAATTAAGAATGATTTTATGAAAGGGAGTGAAAATAAATGAAATTTTACTCATATGACTATGTGCTTAGCCAAATCAGTCAACAAAATGGAATCATGATTGGCTTTGGAATTGTTCTCCTAGCTATCACAGGATTTTTTGCCTTTAAGGCCTATCGAGATAAAAAGGGGACTAAGTTTCGGGAATTGGTCATGATTTTGGCCTTGACCTTAGTGGCCATGCTTTTAGTGACAATTTCAAAATACCAGACCAATCAAGCCTCTAACAATCAATTTCAAACCTCCCTTCATTTCATAGAGGTTGTTTCCAAAGACTTGGGGGTGGATAAATCAGAAGTTTACGTTAATACTTCAGCTGCCACTGATGGAGCGCTTGTCAAGGTAGGTCCAAATTTCTACCGCGCCATGAACGGGAGCCAACCAGACAAGTATCTTTTAGAGAAATTAGAATTGAATCAAACAGACGCTATTGAATTGGTGGAGGTAAACAAATGACACTCAACTATATGGAAATTTTAATCAAACTGGCCTTGGGTCTTTTCTCTCTTGTTTTTGTTATTAATGTGACAGGAAAGGGGAATCTAGCACCTAACTCTGCTACAGACCAAATTCAGAACTATGTTCTTGGTGGTATCATCGGTGGGGTAATTTACAATAGTTCAATCAGTATCCTGCAATACACAGTGATTTTGATGATGTGGACGATTTTGGTTTTGACCCTAAAGTGGCTCAATAACAATGTTCGCTTTGTCAAACGCTTGATTGATGGGAAACCAACTCTCCTCATCAAAAATGGGCAGATTGACCCAGAAGCCTGTCGTTCAGTTGGCTTGTCTGCATCGGATGTAGCCCTCAAACTTCGTAGCCAAGGGATTTTCCAGATGAAGCAAGTTAAACGAGCTGTGCAAGAACAAAATGGCCAACTCATCGTGGTTCAAATGGGAGATGAAAATCCTAAGTATCCAGTTGTGACTGACGGTGTGATCCAAGTCGATGTCTTGGAATCGATTGGTCGTAGCGAAGAGTGGTTGCTTGATAACCTCAGCAAACAAGGACATGACAATGTGGCCAATATCTTTATCGCTGAGTATGACAAGGGTGCCGTCACAGTTGTAACCTATGAATAAGAAAAACCTGGGGTCTTGGCCTCAGGTTTCCATTTGCAATCAGAAAGGGATTTTATGTCCATTATTCAAAAACTTTGGTGGTTTTTCAAGTTAGAAAAACGCCGTTATCTAGTCGGAATTGTGGCCCTGGTCTTGGTTTCCGTCCTCAATCTCATTCCACCTATGGTCATGGGGCGGGTGATTGATGCCATCACATCGGGACAATTAACCCAGCAGGACCTCCTTCTTGACCTATTTTACTTGCTACTTGCTGCCTTTGGGATGTACTATCTGCGCTATGTTTGGCGTATGTATATCCTCGGTACTTCCTACCGTTTGGGACAGATTATGCGCTCTCGCTTATTTGAGCATTTCACAAAAATGTCTCCAGCCTTTTATCAAACCT
The Streptococcus toyakuensis genome window above contains:
- a CDS encoding SdpI family protein; amino-acid sequence: MKIKINKKLVLFTSILILLPSLVGCVFWNQLPEEIPTHFNLLGQADGYNHKMSAIFGLPTLMLLMHWLLLFLMIKDPKSSNISSKIQVLIYWIIPFVSCLLMISIFGESLGYSMMSGLLAQIFMGVVMIVIGNYLPKTHRNYIIGIRLPWTLENDENWRKTHRLAGKIWVLGGLLLFLNSFVQLYVYWVFFLTLLLVVLMPGVYSYQLSKSES
- a CDS encoding DUF3290 family protein translates to MKFYSYDYVLSQISQQNGIMIGFGIVLLAITGFFAFKAYRDKKGTKFRELVMILALTLVAMLLVTISKYQTNQASNNQFQTSLHFIEVVSKDLGVDKSEVYVNTSAATDGALVKVGPNFYRAMNGSQPDKYLLEKLELNQTDAIELVEVNK
- a CDS encoding autorepressor SdpR family transcription factor; translated protein: MSFANSFKALSHPVRREILNLLKAGRLSAGEIASQFELTGATISHHLTILKAADLIHEMKEKNFIYYELNTSVLEDIMVWLADLKGDHFDEDKNQ
- a CDS encoding DUF421 domain-containing protein; this encodes MTLNYMEILIKLALGLFSLVFVINVTGKGNLAPNSATDQIQNYVLGGIIGGVIYNSSISILQYTVILMMWTILVLTLKWLNNNVRFVKRLIDGKPTLLIKNGQIDPEACRSVGLSASDVALKLRSQGIFQMKQVKRAVQEQNGQLIVVQMGDENPKYPVVTDGVIQVDVLESIGRSEEWLLDNLSKQGHDNVANIFIAEYDKGAVTVVTYE